A single window of Streptomyces griseoviridis DNA harbors:
- a CDS encoding FAD-dependent oxidoreductase has translation MTTSVTIIGAGLGGLTLARVLHLHGIPSTVHEAESSPSARTQGGLLDIRDYNGQPALETAGLTEEFRKLVLEGRQAIRLLDRNANLLLGLPDDGTGNSPEVQRGELRQLLLDSLPDGTVRWGRKVSGVRPLGDGAHEVAFGDGTTVITRLLVGADGAWSRVRPLLSGATPGYTGFSFVETHLFDGDNRHPTSAETVGGGAMMVLEPGRGILAHRERGGNLHTWVMLARPKDWFSGMDFTDPVAATARIVREFDGWAPELTALVTDGDTPPALRHIYALPGQHVWDRTPGVTLIGDAAHLTAPNGEGANLALLDGAELGKAIAAHPGDTESALAEFEQAMFVRTAAAHAEAPDLSTMLGDDAPHNLISAFAGG, from the coding sequence ATGACGACATCGGTCACGATCATCGGCGCAGGTCTGGGCGGCCTGACACTGGCCCGGGTGCTGCACCTGCACGGCATCCCGTCCACGGTCCACGAGGCGGAATCCTCCCCGTCGGCGCGCACGCAGGGCGGACTGCTGGACATCCGCGACTACAACGGCCAGCCGGCGCTGGAGACGGCGGGCCTGACCGAGGAGTTCCGCAAGCTAGTCCTGGAAGGCCGCCAGGCGATCCGCCTCCTGGACCGGAACGCGAACCTCCTGCTCGGCCTGCCCGACGACGGCACCGGCAACAGCCCCGAGGTCCAGCGCGGCGAACTGCGGCAGCTGCTGCTCGACTCACTGCCCGACGGCACAGTCAGGTGGGGCCGCAAGGTCAGCGGCGTCCGTCCGCTCGGGGACGGCGCGCACGAAGTGGCATTCGGCGACGGCACGACGGTCATCACGCGCCTGCTCGTCGGGGCGGACGGCGCCTGGTCGCGGGTCCGCCCGCTGCTCTCCGGGGCGACGCCCGGGTACACCGGCTTCTCGTTCGTCGAGACCCACCTGTTCGACGGCGACAACCGGCACCCGACCAGCGCGGAGACGGTGGGTGGCGGAGCGATGATGGTGCTCGAACCGGGAAGGGGGATCCTGGCGCACCGGGAGCGCGGCGGCAACCTCCACACCTGGGTCATGCTCGCCCGGCCGAAGGACTGGTTCAGCGGAATGGACTTCACCGATCCCGTCGCGGCCACCGCGCGGATCGTGCGGGAATTCGACGGCTGGGCACCGGAACTCACCGCGCTGGTCACCGACGGCGATACCCCTCCAGCGCTGCGCCACATCTACGCCCTGCCCGGCCAACACGTCTGGGACCGCACCCCCGGCGTCACCCTGATCGGCGACGCCGCACACCTGACGGCCCCCAACGGAGAGGGCGCCAACCTGGCCCTGCTGGACGGCGCCGAACTGGGCAAGGCGATAGCGGCGCACCCCGGCGACACGGAGTCGGCGCTCGCCGAGTTCGAGCAGGCCATGTTCGTACGCACCGCGGCGGCCCATGCCGAAGCACCCGATCTCAGCACCATGTTGGGCGACGACGCACCTCACAACCTGATCAGCGCCTTCGCCGGGGGCTGA
- a CDS encoding TetR/AcrR family transcriptional regulator, whose protein sequence is MAKTPANGSARTPRRKDGLSRDVIIQTAIELLDGGGESALTLRALTVHLSTGYGAIYHHVADKGDLLSTATDEVFARVLTGAVVDADPRESLRRLALGLFDAIDAHPWVAAELSRQPWRPALLDFYESIARLLDALDVPARARFDAAGTFMSYVLGEAVQNAANARQLADSGTDRAAFLDAAAAHWAEVDPGKYPFVHAAVKQLREHDDREQFLAGVDIVMAGIATLR, encoded by the coding sequence ATGGCGAAGACACCCGCGAACGGATCGGCGCGGACCCCGAGGCGCAAGGACGGCCTGTCCAGGGACGTGATCATCCAGACCGCGATCGAACTCCTGGACGGCGGCGGCGAGAGCGCGCTGACCCTGCGCGCGCTCACCGTGCACCTGAGCACCGGTTACGGAGCGATCTACCACCACGTCGCGGACAAGGGTGACCTGCTCTCGACCGCCACCGACGAGGTCTTCGCCCGCGTGCTGACCGGCGCGGTCGTCGACGCGGACCCGCGCGAGAGCCTGCGCCGCCTCGCCCTGGGGCTGTTCGACGCGATCGACGCCCACCCCTGGGTCGCGGCCGAACTCTCCCGGCAACCGTGGCGACCCGCCCTGCTGGACTTCTACGAGAGCATCGCCCGACTGCTGGACGCACTCGACGTCCCCGCGCGGGCACGCTTCGACGCGGCCGGCACGTTCATGAGCTACGTCCTCGGCGAGGCCGTGCAGAACGCCGCTAACGCCCGCCAGTTGGCCGACAGCGGCACGGACCGGGCCGCCTTCCTCGATGCCGCCGCCGCGCACTGGGCGGAGGTGGACCCCGGCAAGTACCCCTTCGTGCACGCGGCCGTGAAGCAACTGCGCGAGCACGACGACCGCGAGCAGTTCCTCGCGGGCGTCGACATCGTCATGGCGGGCATCGCAACCCTGCGGTAG
- a CDS encoding M14 family zinc carboxypeptidase codes for MRRYPTVAEVDDSARQLVSRFSGTCRLRRIGTSSGGRPITMLTVGHGPHHVLVVARPHPDEPVGAATAITLAARAAHGVGVSPATGSTTVTWNIVLCLDPDGAALSQGLEEATAGDGHTLEGYYRSAYRPVAAEQPEWAPIVSHQLPESQALFDVIDELRPFLQCSLHSVEAGGTWVQLTRELPELTAPFHTSAAKHGIPVQHGTFDALYWENPSPGVYILPPPELTGRLAAGSENIGRSTWCAPPRYGGVTAIIEVPLWTTDMADDLAAHPNRAAAVRDLSARVLDGGRQVTAILDKARAFLPRPEDSPRRRVLEWMADGLYDLVAESWQPLAADASHPHPHPHPHPLTTAQICALDIVARRQPLRAAGLLHHLLKSTTAPAAVGLRDDLDELLTAWSTDFRRSLRLRRVPVHNQVEHQLSTVLTATEAALNTATT; via the coding sequence ATGCGCCGTTATCCCACGGTTGCGGAAGTCGACGATTCGGCGCGGCAGTTGGTCTCCCGGTTTTCCGGAACCTGCCGACTGCGTCGAATCGGGACATCCAGCGGGGGACGCCCGATCACGATGCTCACGGTGGGCCACGGCCCGCACCACGTCCTGGTCGTCGCTCGCCCGCATCCCGATGAGCCGGTGGGCGCCGCGACCGCGATAACCCTGGCGGCGCGAGCGGCACACGGTGTCGGAGTGTCCCCCGCGACCGGTTCCACCACCGTCACCTGGAACATCGTCCTGTGCCTTGACCCGGACGGGGCCGCGCTGAGCCAGGGGTTGGAAGAAGCGACGGCCGGCGACGGCCACACCCTGGAAGGCTATTACCGTTCCGCCTACCGTCCCGTAGCGGCGGAGCAGCCGGAGTGGGCGCCGATCGTCTCGCACCAACTTCCGGAGAGCCAGGCTCTGTTCGACGTCATCGACGAACTGCGTCCGTTCCTCCAGTGCTCCCTGCACAGCGTCGAGGCGGGCGGCACCTGGGTCCAGTTGACCCGCGAACTTCCCGAACTCACCGCGCCTTTCCACACGTCCGCCGCGAAGCACGGGATTCCCGTGCAGCACGGCACGTTCGACGCCCTGTACTGGGAGAATCCCAGCCCCGGGGTCTACATCCTGCCGCCCCCGGAGCTCACCGGCCGTCTGGCGGCCGGGTCCGAGAACATCGGGCGGTCCACCTGGTGCGCCCCTCCTCGCTACGGCGGCGTCACGGCGATCATCGAAGTCCCGCTGTGGACCACCGACATGGCCGACGACTTGGCCGCGCACCCGAACCGCGCCGCCGCCGTCCGCGATCTGTCCGCCCGGGTGCTCGACGGGGGGCGGCAGGTGACCGCGATCCTGGACAAGGCTCGCGCCTTCCTGCCTCGGCCTGAGGACAGTCCACGCAGACGCGTGCTGGAGTGGATGGCCGACGGGCTGTACGACCTGGTGGCCGAATCCTGGCAGCCGCTCGCCGCCGACGCCTCGCACCCGCACCCGCACCCGCACCCGCACCCGCTGACGACAGCCCAGATCTGCGCCCTGGACATCGTGGCCCGTCGCCAACCGCTCCGCGCGGCGGGACTTCTCCACCACCTGCTGAAGTCGACGACAGCCCCGGCGGCCGTAGGTCTCCGCGACGACCTGGACGAACTCCTCACCGCCTGGTCCACAGACTTCAGAAGGTCCCTGCGCCTGCGCCGGGTACCGGTGCACAACCAGGTGGAGCATCAGCTCAGCACGGTACTGACGGCGACCGAAGCCGCGTTGAACACGGCGACGACTTGA